Proteins encoded within one genomic window of Humulus lupulus chromosome 1, drHumLupu1.1, whole genome shotgun sequence:
- the LOC133832573 gene encoding uncharacterized protein LOC133832573 encodes MNRVNKQKLILDVCRLNKVGLGAFLESKIRGVKLKEVMNTMFYGWEYYSSIIVEGRILVIWNANVVQLQVLQESEQLLHCQVRIHNQKDFCITFVYGSNNMEMRRSLWMDLEHLSKASHAWLVLGDFNATFGPNDRLRGRPITVKEMEDASHWLDLGLVEEMKTMGPFYTWSNNQEGGDRIFSKLDRVFANEAWMDEHPLASAWVRWEVGSDHSMLVIKQLPEIKVGVRPFRFYNMWIVHPQFREVVLKNWNQPLNFLGRGLDHINWKLLWLKHTLKSFNWKVMGDVVSNYERTSVASGNIDFHAIGQGSVLSCEDQLGLIKPFTVKEVKLAMFSIHSLKSPGPDGFGVGFFKALWKDIGKDITRAVLDFFDSTSIPLSLNSTLLTLIPKVDHPTNASEFRPIACCNTLYKCISKMLCNRLNLVLPVLINQNQGAFIKNRFLAHNVLILQDLLKGYNRRNISPRCIMKIDISKAYDSIDWNFVENLLNALCFPKRFIKWIMVCLRGSSYALVLNGSIQGRFQGARGLKQGDPISPLLFVIVMDYLTRLLLKTSREREFKFHPLCKSLNLVSLCFADDLLLFCKANKSSVRLIQQAFSDFTTTSGLSINKSKSRIHLGGLVAGEKENLLQDCCLQEGQFPLRYLGIPLRPTKWRACDCVILVDKMRARLKGWSSHHLSYAGRVQLINSVLLGIRSHWMNIFILPQKVVKAIDSLCLKFLWGEKDNRSKMHRISWEHVCRPKCYGGLGFKDSASWNKGVSIWDYRLKQDPSWYWRRIIKLSHIWSEAVLKTATRKGRIHMSTLYSVAFPGDMVYYGKSVWCKLSAPKHQFILWMAVNQKLNTRDWLHACHIQLPSTCCPKSASCCPDLAERIFLAFSVQGVDQVAGCASGWLVRLGDSCNLCSRGVPYLVEQKSVLA; translated from the exons ATGAATAGAGTGAATAAACAGAAGCTTATTCTGGATGTGTGTAGGTTGAATAAAGTTGGGCTTGGTGCTTTTCTTGAATCAAAAATAAGGGGAGTTAAATTGAAGGAGGTTATGAACACTATGTTTTATGGGTGGGAGTACTACAGTAGTATTATTGTGGAAGGTAGAATTCTGGTTATTTGGAATGCTAATGTGGTGCAGCTACAAGTTTTACAGGAAAGTGAGCAACTTTTACACTGTCAAGTTCGGATTCATAATCAAAAGGATTTCTGTATTACTTTTGTTTATGGTTCGAATAATATGGAAATGAGGAGATCCTTATGGATGGATTTGGAGCACTTATCGAAGGCTAGTCATGCTTGGTTGGTTCTTGGTGATTTCAATGCTACTTTTGGTCCGAATGATAGATTGAGGGGTCGTCCGATCACTGTCAAAGAAATGGAAGATGCTAGTCATTGGCTTGATCTTGGATTGGTGGAAGAAATGAAAACTATGGGGCCGTTTTATACCTGGTCCAATAACCAAGAAGGTGGGGATCGTATTTTTTCCAAATTGGATAGGGTTTTCGCTAATGAGGCTTGGATGGATGAGCATCCCTTAGCTTCGGCATGGGTTCGGTGGGAGGTGGGGTCTGACCATTCCATGTTAGTGATTAAGCAGCTGCCTGAAATTAAGGTTGGGGTGCGACCCTTTCGCTTTTATAACATGTGGATTGTGCATCCTCAATTTAGAGAAGTGGTCCTTAAAAACTGGAATCAGCCTCTTAATTTCCTTGGAAGGGGTTTAGACCATATTAACTGGAAGTTACTTTGGCTTAAGCATACGTTGAAGAGCTTTAACTGGAAGGTTATGGGGGACGTGGTGAGTAATTACGAGAGAA CCAGTGTAGCTTCAGGCAACATTGATTTTCATGCAATTGGGCAGGGGTCTGTTCTGAGTTGTGAGGACCAGCTGGGTTTGATTAAACCTTTTACTGTCAAGGAGGTGAAATTAGCAATGTTTAGCATCCATTCTTTGAAAAGTCCTGGTCCGGATGGGTTTGGGGTTGGTTTTTTTAAAGCTTTATGGAAGGATATTGGGAAGGATATTACTAGGGCTGTTTTGGATTTCTTTGATTCCACTAGTATACCTCTCTCTCTGAATAGCACTTTGCTTACTCTTATTCCTAAAGTTGATCACCCTACTAATGCTTCTGAGTTTAGACCTATTGCTTGCTGCAACACCTTATATAAATGCATTTCCAAAATGCTTTGCAATAGACTTAACCTTGTTCTTCCTGTTTTGATTAACCAAAATCAAGGGGCGTTCATTAAAAATAGGTTCCTTGCCCATAACGTCCTTATTCTCCAAGATTTGTTAAAAGGTTATAATAGAAGAAACATTTCTCCTCGTTGCATTATGAAGATAGATATAAGCAAGGCTTATGATTCTATAGATTGGAATTTTGTGGAGAATCTTCTTAACGCTTTGTGCTTCCCCAAGAGATTTATTAAATGGATTATGGTTTGCCTAAGAGGTTCTTCTTATGCTTTGGTGTTGAATGGTAGCATTCAAGGGAGGTTTCAAGGTGCTAGAGGGCTTAAACAAGGAGACCCAATTTCTCCCCTTCTGTTTGTAATAGTGATGGATTATTTAACTAGATTGCTGTTAAAGACTTCTAGGGAGAGAGAATTCAAGTTTCACCCCTTATGTAAGTCTTTAAACTTGGTTAGTCTTTGCTTCGCTGATGATCTCTTACTATTTTGCAAAGCTAACAAGTCTTCGGTCAGGCTAATTCAGCAGGCGTTTTCAGATTTTACAACCACTTCTGGTTTGTCTATCAATAAATCAAAGTCCAGAATTCATCTCGGGGGTCTGGTTGCAGGGGAGAAGGAAAATTTGCTGCAAGATTGTTGTCTCCAAGAAGGGCAGTTTCCCTTGAGGTATTTGGGTATTCCATTGAGACCTACTAAATGGAGGGCTTGTGATTGTGTTATTTTGGTTGATAAGATGAGAGCTCGGTTGAAAGGGTGGTCTAGTCACCACTTATCTTATGCAGGCCGGGTTCAGTTGATAAACTCAGTCTTGTTGGGCATTCGGTCTCATTGGATGAATATCTTTATTCTTCCTCAAAAAGTGGTGAAAGCCATTGATAGCTTGTGTTTGAAATTTCTGTGGGGAGAAAAAGATAACAGAAGTAAAATGCATAGAATTTCTTGGGAGCATGTGTGCAGACCGAAGTGTTATGGAGGGTTGGGGTTCAAAGATAGTGCTTCTTGGAACAAG GGTGTTTCAATTTGGGATTATCGCCTGAAGCAGGACCCTAGCTGGTACTGGAGGAGGATCATCAAGCTTAGTCACATTTGGTCTGAAGCTGTGTTAAAAACAGCAACCAGAAAGGGTAGAATCCATATGAGCACTTTGTACTCTGTAGCTTTTCCTGGAGATATGGTGTATTATGGTAAGTCTGTCTGGTGTAAGCTTTCTGCCCCTAAACACCAGTTTATTCTTTGGATGGCAGTGAACCAGAAGCTGAATACAAGAGATTGGCTTCATGCTTGTCATATTCAACTTCCATCTACTTGCTGCCCT AAAAGTGCTTCTTGCTGTCCAGACTTGGCTGAGAGAATTTTCTTGGCCTTCTCAGTTCAGGGAGTGGACCAAGTGGCTGGCTGTGCCTCGGGATGGCTGGTTCGCTTGGGTGATTCATGCAACTTGTGCAGCCGCGGTGTACCATATTTGGTTGAACAGAAATCAGTGTTGGCTTAA